Proteins encoded within one genomic window of Chlorobaculum sp. MV4-Y:
- the rfaE2 gene encoding D-glycero-beta-D-manno-heptose 1-phosphate adenylyltransferase, whose amino-acid sequence MPPKVLTRDEIVLKTRNWQAAGEKVVFTNGCFDILHAGHVRYLSAARQLGDRLVIGLNTDASVRRLKGPKRPVAAEQDRAEVLSALASVDAVTLFDDDTPEALIELLLPDILVKGADWPVEKIAGAKTVIEHGGSVLTVPLLEGRSTTGIIETIIQLHCPQQTGG is encoded by the coding sequence ATGCCCCCCAAAGTGCTCACCCGAGACGAAATCGTACTGAAGACCAGAAACTGGCAGGCTGCCGGAGAAAAAGTCGTATTCACCAACGGCTGTTTCGACATCCTCCACGCCGGTCATGTGCGCTATCTTTCGGCAGCCCGCCAACTGGGCGACCGACTCGTTATCGGGCTGAACACTGACGCTTCGGTCAGACGGCTCAAAGGCCCGAAAAGACCGGTGGCGGCGGAGCAAGACCGGGCCGAAGTGCTCTCGGCGCTGGCGTCGGTCGATGCCGTCACGCTCTTCGACGACGATACGCCAGAAGCGCTGATCGAATTGCTCTTGCCGGACATTCTGGTCAAAGGAGCTGACTGGCCGGTCGAAAAAATCGCCGGAGCCAAAACCGTCATCGAACACGGCGGCTCCGTTTTGACCGTGCCGCTGCTCGAAGGCCGCTCGACAACCGGCATCATCGAGACCATCATTCAACTTCATTGCCCCCAACAGACCGGTGGATAG
- a CDS encoding lysophospholipid acyltransferase family protein, whose translation MSIDRNRLRKRVKRTMRPALDIVTYGVVMLLGALVRMLSREQTRRLACFIGDFIHRGIGLRRDMVYRNLSLTFPEKSSEEIGRIATAMYRNVASTLLEVLRLPLIRNRGDAASLVDIKGDDAFWEWQRSGKTGAVMVSAHYGNWELMATAFGLLICPVTIIVKRLHNERVDRKMNDYRTMRGNRVVYPKQSIREGLRLLQNGGTLAILGDQSDPDEANFGEFLGRRTTMFHGAAFFALRAKVPLFVPICTSNGDGRYTITLTHIDTSDLSFNKTDIAILAARYTSAIEAQIRRRPEEWFWLHDRWKRGCD comes from the coding sequence ATGAGCATCGATCGAAACAGGCTCAGAAAGAGAGTGAAACGCACCATGCGCCCGGCATTGGATATCGTGACCTACGGGGTGGTCATGTTGCTCGGCGCTCTGGTTCGTATGTTGAGCCGGGAACAGACCCGCCGCCTGGCCTGTTTTATCGGGGACTTCATACACAGGGGCATCGGGCTCAGGCGGGATATGGTTTACAGGAACCTCAGCTTGACCTTCCCTGAAAAATCTTCAGAAGAGATCGGCCGCATTGCGACGGCCATGTATCGCAATGTTGCCAGTACGCTGCTCGAAGTGCTGCGACTGCCCTTGATCCGCAACCGCGGCGATGCTGCCTCGCTGGTCGATATCAAAGGCGACGACGCTTTCTGGGAGTGGCAACGCAGCGGAAAGACGGGCGCAGTGATGGTGTCGGCCCATTACGGCAACTGGGAGTTGATGGCGACGGCCTTCGGCCTTTTGATCTGCCCCGTCACCATCATCGTCAAGCGGCTGCACAATGAGCGGGTTGACCGCAAAATGAACGATTACCGGACCATGCGCGGTAACCGTGTGGTCTATCCGAAGCAGTCGATCCGGGAGGGATTGCGCCTGTTGCAGAACGGCGGTACGCTGGCTATTCTCGGCGACCAGTCTGATCCGGATGAGGCCAATTTCGGCGAGTTTCTTGGCCGTCGCACCACCATGTTCCACGGTGCAGCCTTCTTTGCGCTCCGGGCGAAAGTGCCATTGTTTGTGCCCATATGCACCAGCAACGGTGATGGCCGCTACACCATCACACTTACCCATATCGATACCTCCGATCTCTCCTTCAACAAGACGGACATCGCCATCCTTGCCGCTCGATACACCAGTGCGATCGAAGCGCAGATTCGCCGCCGCCCCGAAGAGTGGTTCTGGCTGCACGACCGCTGGAAGCGGGGTTGTGATTGA
- the coaBC gene encoding bifunctional phosphopantothenoylcysteine decarboxylase/phosphopantothenate--cysteine ligase CoaBC yields the protein MLTGRNILLGISGGIAAYKTPQLVRLLKKSGADVQVLATTSALKFVSELSLATVSNRPVLTGIFTADTEGEYTRHISLGEWADAFVIAPATANTLARLATGLCDDMLSLCFLTLRPDKPVLIAPAMDGHMYNSLSVQRNLSTLAEEGCRILEPESGSLASGQCGLGRMPEPETIFEALAGMLATPEKSALNGKTVVVTAGPTREKIDGVRFLSNYSSGKMGFAIAADAARRGAVVRLVTGPVNLPTPPGVERIDVESAEQMLAAARPLFDDCDLFIGAAAVADYRPEASVEGKIKKKDAEMEIRLVRNPDILAEFATNRKPGQLAVGFALETAGGIDYARKKLTDKQLDLIAFNIYNGHTSGFEVDTNVLTLLGRDGSVTELPLLSKEKAAAKLLDAVETILPR from the coding sequence GTGCTGACTGGCAGAAACATTCTTCTCGGCATCTCCGGCGGCATCGCTGCCTACAAAACGCCACAACTGGTCAGGCTTCTGAAAAAGTCGGGAGCCGACGTGCAGGTGCTTGCCACCACCTCGGCACTGAAGTTCGTCAGCGAACTGTCGCTGGCGACCGTGTCGAACCGCCCGGTGCTCACCGGCATCTTTACGGCGGATACCGAAGGCGAGTACACCCGCCACATCTCGCTTGGCGAGTGGGCCGACGCCTTCGTCATCGCACCCGCCACAGCCAACACCCTCGCGCGTCTCGCCACCGGGCTTTGCGACGACATGCTCTCGCTCTGCTTCCTCACCCTCCGCCCCGACAAGCCGGTGCTGATCGCACCCGCCATGGACGGCCATATGTACAACTCCCTCTCGGTGCAGCGCAACCTTTCGACGCTTGCCGAAGAGGGCTGCCGCATCCTCGAACCCGAAAGCGGCTCGCTCGCATCGGGCCAGTGCGGGCTTGGACGGATGCCCGAACCGGAAACAATCTTTGAGGCACTCGCCGGAATGCTCGCCACGCCGGAAAAATCGGCGCTCAACGGCAAAACGGTGGTCGTGACCGCCGGGCCGACACGGGAGAAGATCGATGGCGTGCGCTTTCTCTCGAACTACTCCTCCGGCAAGATGGGCTTCGCCATCGCCGCCGATGCGGCCCGGCGCGGCGCGGTCGTGCGCCTCGTGACCGGGCCGGTCAACCTGCCGACGCCGCCGGGCGTGGAGCGCATCGACGTCGAGAGCGCGGAGCAGATGCTCGCGGCAGCCCGACCGCTCTTCGACGACTGCGATCTCTTCATCGGCGCAGCAGCAGTGGCCGATTACCGCCCCGAAGCGTCGGTCGAAGGCAAGATCAAGAAGAAGGATGCGGAGATGGAGATTCGTCTTGTCAGGAATCCGGACATTCTCGCCGAATTCGCGACGAACCGGAAGCCCGGTCAGCTCGCCGTCGGCTTCGCCCTCGAAACGGCGGGCGGCATCGACTACGCCCGAAAAAAGCTGACAGACAAGCAGCTCGACCTCATCGCCTTCAACATCTACAATGGCCATACGTCAGGCTTCGAGGTCGATACCAACGTGTTGACCCTGCTCGGGCGCGACGGCAGCGTCACCGAACTGCCGCTGCTCTCGAAGGAGAAGGCCGCTGCGAAGCTGCTCGATGCGGTCGAAACCATCCTGCCACGTTAA
- a CDS encoding glycosyltransferase family 2 protein translates to MKIVGIVFAKNEWGLIAVSISHALINHVDEVYVVNHASTDQTFNGLNHLKKLWGERLHIITINNIGFFQEEATNTIIQISKKSNPDWIYVFDADEFLLADESTSLKKILSNTEKCCQAIRYTVNNYISTRHFNDLILDNYKDIIYKSVINPDIEKKVNKRSYKRLTKNKTIPELIYDGDATFFDIPFPSKVIIRFSNFLQITAGAHAARHFNGNIQGKHAKEIEAVHLTYPTKKRLLNKAERGKFLIKTNFPQAMAGKINLSTK, encoded by the coding sequence ATGAAGATAGTCGGAATTGTTTTCGCCAAAAATGAATGGGGATTAATCGCTGTATCCATTTCACATGCTCTGATAAACCATGTGGACGAAGTCTATGTGGTTAACCACGCCAGCACAGACCAAACATTTAATGGCCTGAACCATCTTAAAAAACTCTGGGGAGAACGCCTTCACATTATAACAATCAACAATATCGGTTTTTTCCAAGAGGAAGCAACAAACACAATCATACAGATATCAAAAAAATCCAATCCTGACTGGATATATGTTTTTGATGCCGACGAATTCTTATTAGCAGACGAATCAACTTCGTTAAAAAAAATACTATCAAATACAGAAAAATGTTGCCAAGCAATCAGATACACAGTCAACAACTATATCTCAACAAGACATTTTAATGACCTCATACTCGACAACTACAAAGATATTATTTATAAATCCGTCATCAATCCAGATATAGAGAAAAAGGTAAACAAGCGTTCATATAAACGCCTCACAAAAAATAAAACAATCCCCGAATTGATTTATGATGGAGATGCCACATTTTTTGACATACCATTTCCTTCAAAAGTAATCATAAGATTCAGTAATTTCTTACAGATAACAGCAGGGGCACATGCAGCCCGTCACTTCAACGGCAACATCCAAGGCAAACACGCAAAAGAAATCGAAGCAGTTCATTTAACCTATCCGACAAAAAAACGCCTGCTGAACAAGGCAGAACGTGGAAAATTTCTGATAAAAACAAATTTCCCCCAAGCCATGGCTGGCAAAATCAACTTGTCTACAAAATAG
- a CDS encoding DUF616 domain-containing protein, whose protein sequence is MSAGKKGVIYTCITGGYDELLNHTFISPEWDYVCFSDNMGIQNEKNAQWEIRPLRFEKLDDVRNQRWHKLHPHLLFPEHGVSLWVDANIDIVDGDIFNDIDRALSANLLIASSLHPERNCIYDEFDACRQLGKDDPDVMGRQEYLIKKDGFPKANGLFETNIIFRRHSSSTVITIMEEWWYWVERYSRRDQLSFTYVLWKNDYTLEPLSSFSYRYSSGVRFRYGVFHITKEELIKQKAALEKEKQRFDMSICGRLIKVLHKVRKSTAKRWRRMKNTVNQLYILL, encoded by the coding sequence ATGAGCGCAGGGAAAAAAGGTGTTATCTACACCTGCATTACCGGTGGGTATGATGAGTTACTGAACCATACGTTTATCAGTCCTGAGTGGGATTATGTCTGTTTTTCGGATAATATGGGTATCCAAAATGAAAAAAACGCTCAATGGGAAATCAGGCCATTGCGCTTTGAAAAGCTTGATGATGTTAGAAATCAGCGATGGCACAAACTGCATCCTCATCTCCTGTTTCCGGAACATGGGGTGAGTTTGTGGGTTGATGCTAATATTGATATTGTGGATGGAGATATCTTTAATGATATAGACAGGGCGCTAAGCGCCAACCTCTTGATAGCTTCTTCGTTGCATCCGGAGAGGAATTGCATCTATGATGAGTTTGATGCATGTCGTCAGCTTGGTAAGGATGATCCGGACGTCATGGGAAGACAGGAGTATTTGATAAAAAAAGATGGTTTTCCAAAGGCAAACGGGTTATTTGAGACAAATATCATTTTTCGACGCCATTCCAGCTCAACGGTGATCACTATTATGGAAGAATGGTGGTATTGGGTGGAGCGGTATTCGAGAAGAGATCAGCTCAGTTTTACCTATGTCCTCTGGAAAAATGATTATACCCTTGAGCCCCTGTCGTCTTTTTCTTACAGGTACAGTTCTGGTGTTCGGTTCAGGTATGGTGTTTTTCATATAACAAAGGAGGAGCTGATAAAGCAAAAGGCAGCACTTGAAAAAGAGAAGCAGAGATTTGATATGTCGATATGTGGGCGGCTCATTAAGGTGTTGCATAAAGTCAGAAAGTCAACGGCCAAAAGGTGGCGCCGAATGAAAAATACAGTTAATCAACTCTATATTTTGTTGTAA
- a CDS encoding translocation/assembly module TamB has translation MTAASAVVIVLCIAAALVLNSGMVDLFAKKQLLSMFNNEYRGRLELKEVKLRFPDELTLVGPGIFEEGAAKPVARADRLTLKFNFLSLLKPKITLLSFREVNVDGGQASIVEYPGGQLNIGKIFTRRHPELPLVLDIEKFRARQLKLRNSALSWKPANAPAYRLQNLQLDMSKAFVAKYEFMGTIRQMQFTMPDRGLTLKKGSGSLAFSSVRSDVLGLDLETAKSHAKLSVSIDGLDIFSGISKKSLLNKKTFIHVESLGIDTSELNRFIPIPALPSGVYRMKGDAKGTFSDLEILPTSIEYNGSHIAFQGKMLNILDPESLSFNLQIDKSKLSSALLTKVITDERFRTRAKEAGDVNFSGMLRGRLDQWITGIDFKTAIGSGSTKFDTKRLGGGKYQLDGEFDIEKTEPNRLLGIRGVKSGFSGSGSFNGTGSASGIENAHLETSVKSAFWQQQTISSGSITLDLKGKKADLSTDLKSPDGASLIMAGLIDFSSPAPSYSAGGSVRKLDLSKATTRQDFRSDLNGRFDLKGQGFDPASLNIKASFVLEPSSFSDFHFRERSTISASIVQNAGSSAVSLESEAVDLAVQGSASMSQMIEALQMAAACVARETGSTTAIQLPRGPSPWAFNYRLAVRDLTPLKPLLPAKEFRFKGSASGKASFSGGRLSMDTALSSTTLSNGPSFQLGNTAMTGSMECTAGGVAAARLSGTAGTINTFGRELKNLRLVSSFDNGRLAASLDLAMPRFSEKLSAVFTARRSGNAAAVSIDRLAFTTPSGVWQTAPGSTLDVAKEFIRFNHVRFAKGAQSLQLDGLLSNSVSGTFRGTLSGINLTEAKYFLPDSALKPMSGTVNADFTVSGAPGSKTSDLDLRGSGVTWDQLNVGAVHVTARHAGNQLRFDYESRGAAAQAGTTATVPVNTITGSGTVPLVLNYSPAEVRIPENRPINIAMRSNDLSAGIVTYIVPIFDHAEGVIPTDLRVTGSMPKPNIYLTTRLRDTRIRIAPTQVTYQINGQITGTPSRIDLGRIELRDTEKGSGTVSGMIGLDGLKPVTANISGTLSDLLLYNKKDMKDDTSFGTIRGTSNNLRFYGELTAPVAEGDLVLTSTNFSLYRKGSSEGAKYIGVEKYITFVPRRPSPKLAETNALPEKLEFRYNLLDILQIKNLRLSNSAPIKGTMIFDRIRGERIEATMNNLSLVVNKSGQRFSLFGSIDISGGKYTFSNTSFDLENSGWVAWNNEEIRDGHLVDIYGGKQVTVTDAQTGERDNVRLLIAVSGTIEKPDVRMGYYLNDDSQPYSSANMIGRQASHVDPNADLNVISMLFSRQWYLNPERQGSRGVSPVSSVGISAGTGLLSSQISSIVQNLAGLESFNVNLGTGANGNLSGLEVSYAMLVPGTGGKVRFVGTHTTPVAGSSTTTNYYNGSSQKIEYRVTPKVYVEAFRSYGMTTSDATYTNLQKPTENWGVSVSYREKFHTWGQFWDRLFGGKKKEQEKEKDKKE, from the coding sequence ATGACCGCCGCATCGGCCGTCGTCATCGTTCTCTGCATCGCCGCCGCCCTGGTGCTCAACAGCGGTATGGTGGATCTGTTCGCCAAAAAACAGCTCCTGTCGATGTTCAACAATGAGTACCGGGGGCGGCTCGAACTGAAAGAGGTCAAACTGCGCTTCCCTGACGAGCTCACCCTCGTCGGTCCCGGTATCTTCGAGGAAGGAGCCGCGAAACCCGTGGCCCGCGCAGACAGACTCACCCTGAAGTTCAATTTTCTTTCGCTCCTCAAGCCGAAGATCACGCTGTTGTCGTTCAGGGAAGTCAATGTCGACGGTGGCCAGGCCAGCATCGTCGAGTATCCCGGAGGGCAGCTCAATATCGGGAAAATCTTCACAAGAAGGCATCCGGAATTGCCTCTGGTGCTGGATATCGAAAAGTTTCGCGCCAGACAGCTCAAACTCAGAAACAGCGCGCTGTCGTGGAAGCCAGCCAACGCGCCCGCTTACCGGCTGCAAAATCTCCAGCTCGACATGTCGAAGGCTTTTGTTGCCAAGTACGAGTTCATGGGCACAATCAGGCAGATGCAGTTCACCATGCCTGACCGTGGGCTGACGCTCAAAAAGGGTTCCGGATCGCTGGCCTTTTCCTCGGTGCGGAGCGACGTGCTCGGTCTCGACCTCGAAACCGCAAAAAGCCACGCAAAGCTGTCGGTCTCCATCGACGGACTCGATATCTTCTCCGGCATCTCGAAAAAGAGCCTGCTGAACAAAAAAACATTCATCCATGTCGAGTCGCTGGGCATCGACACCTCCGAGCTGAACCGGTTCATCCCGATTCCGGCGCTGCCCTCCGGCGTGTACCGCATGAAAGGCGATGCGAAAGGCACCTTCAGCGACCTTGAAATCCTGCCGACGAGCATTGAATATAACGGCAGCCACATTGCGTTTCAGGGTAAAATGCTCAACATTCTCGACCCGGAAAGCCTCTCGTTCAACCTGCAAATCGACAAATCGAAGCTCTCTTCGGCACTGCTCACGAAAGTAATCACCGACGAGCGTTTCCGCACGCGCGCCAAAGAGGCTGGCGATGTGAACTTCAGTGGCATGTTGAGGGGGCGGCTCGATCAGTGGATAACCGGCATCGATTTCAAGACCGCCATCGGCAGCGGATCGACCAAATTTGACACAAAGCGGCTGGGCGGTGGAAAGTATCAGCTTGACGGGGAGTTCGACATTGAAAAAACCGAACCGAACCGGCTGCTTGGCATCAGGGGCGTTAAGAGTGGCTTTTCCGGTTCGGGTTCGTTCAACGGTACCGGCAGCGCTTCCGGCATCGAAAACGCCCATCTCGAAACCTCCGTAAAGAGCGCGTTCTGGCAGCAGCAGACTATCTCGTCAGGCTCGATCACCCTCGACCTGAAGGGCAAGAAGGCCGATCTTTCAACTGACCTCAAAAGCCCTGATGGAGCCAGCCTCATCATGGCGGGCCTCATCGATTTCTCAAGCCCGGCGCCTTCTTACAGTGCCGGCGGCAGCGTCAGAAAACTCGATCTGTCCAAAGCCACCACACGTCAGGATTTCAGGAGCGACCTGAACGGCCGGTTCGACCTGAAGGGGCAGGGGTTCGATCCCGCCTCTCTGAACATCAAGGCCAGCTTCGTGCTGGAGCCGTCGTCGTTCAGCGACTTCCACTTCAGGGAGCGCTCGACGATTTCGGCCAGCATCGTGCAGAACGCCGGCTCCTCGGCGGTGTCACTCGAAAGTGAAGCCGTCGACCTCGCCGTCCAGGGCTCTGCGTCGATGAGCCAGATGATTGAGGCCCTTCAAATGGCGGCGGCCTGCGTCGCAAGAGAAACCGGCAGCACCACAGCCATTCAGCTTCCACGCGGGCCCTCGCCCTGGGCCTTCAACTACAGGCTTGCCGTGCGTGACCTCACACCACTCAAGCCTTTGCTTCCGGCAAAAGAGTTCCGGTTCAAAGGCTCCGCCTCCGGTAAAGCCTCCTTTTCGGGAGGCCGCCTCTCGATGGACACCGCTCTCTCCAGCACCACGCTTTCCAACGGGCCATCGTTCCAGCTGGGCAACACTGCGATGACGGGATCGATGGAATGCACGGCGGGTGGCGTTGCAGCGGCTCGTCTCTCCGGCACAGCGGGCACGATAAACACGTTCGGCAGGGAGCTGAAAAACCTGCGCCTGGTGTCATCGTTCGACAATGGCCGCCTCGCGGCCTCGCTTGATCTTGCCATGCCCCGGTTCTCGGAAAAGCTGAGCGCGGTCTTCACTGCCCGGCGCTCCGGCAACGCTGCCGCCGTCTCCATCGACAGGCTTGCCTTCACCACCCCGAGTGGCGTCTGGCAGACCGCGCCCGGCAGCACACTCGATGTCGCAAAAGAGTTTATCCGTTTCAACCACGTCAGATTTGCGAAGGGCGCGCAGTCGCTGCAACTGGACGGGCTGCTCAGCAACAGCGTCTCCGGAACCTTTCGCGGAACGCTCTCCGGCATCAACCTGACCGAAGCGAAATACTTTCTGCCCGACTCCGCGCTGAAGCCAATGAGCGGCACCGTCAACGCGGACTTCACAGTCAGCGGCGCACCCGGTTCGAAGACGAGCGACCTCGACCTGAGAGGCTCCGGCGTCACCTGGGACCAGCTCAATGTCGGTGCGGTGCACGTGACGGCCCGCCACGCCGGAAATCAGTTGCGTTTTGACTACGAAAGCCGGGGCGCGGCTGCGCAAGCCGGAACTACCGCGACAGTACCGGTCAACACCATCACGGGTTCCGGGACGGTTCCGCTGGTACTGAACTACTCGCCAGCAGAGGTCAGGATACCCGAAAACCGGCCAATCAATATCGCCATGCGCTCGAACGACCTGTCGGCCGGCATCGTCACCTACATCGTCCCGATCTTCGACCATGCCGAAGGAGTCATACCGACCGACCTGCGTGTCACCGGCTCAATGCCGAAACCAAACATCTACCTGACCACCCGACTCAGGGATACCAGAATCCGGATCGCGCCGACGCAGGTCACCTACCAGATTAACGGCCAGATCACCGGAACGCCTTCGCGAATCGACCTCGGCCGCATCGAACTCAGAGACACCGAGAAGGGTTCCGGCACGGTTAGCGGCATGATCGGCCTCGACGGGCTGAAACCCGTCACGGCCAACATCAGCGGTACGCTCAGCGACCTGCTGCTCTACAACAAAAAGGACATGAAGGACGACACCTCCTTCGGCACCATCCGTGGCACGAGCAACAATCTTCGTTTCTACGGCGAGCTGACCGCACCTGTCGCCGAGGGCGATCTCGTACTGACCTCAACCAATTTCAGCCTCTACCGCAAAGGATCGAGCGAAGGCGCCAAATACATTGGCGTTGAAAAATACATCACCTTCGTGCCACGCCGCCCCTCGCCGAAACTGGCTGAAACAAACGCACTACCGGAAAAACTGGAGTTTCGCTACAACCTGCTCGACATCCTGCAAATCAAGAATCTCAGGCTCTCGAACAGCGCGCCGATCAAAGGCACCATGATTTTCGACCGGATCAGGGGCGAGCGGATCGAAGCGACGATGAACAACCTGTCGCTCGTGGTCAACAAATCAGGGCAACGATTCAGCCTGTTCGGTTCGATCGATATCTCCGGCGGCAAATACACCTTCTCGAACACAAGCTTCGACCTCGAAAACAGCGGCTGGGTAGCATGGAATAACGAAGAGATCAGGGATGGCCACCTGGTCGACATCTATGGCGGCAAACAGGTAACGGTGACCGACGCGCAGACTGGCGAGCGCGACAACGTCCGCCTGCTCATCGCCGTCAGCGGCACCATCGAAAAGCCGGACGTGCGCATGGGCTACTACCTGAACGACGACTCACAGCCCTACTCATCAGCCAACATGATCGGGCGGCAGGCAAGCCACGTCGATCCGAACGCCGACCTGAACGTCATCTCCATGCTCTTTTCAAGGCAGTGGTACCTCAATCCGGAGCGGCAGGGGTCCAGAGGAGTCAGCCCCGTATCGAGCGTCGGCATCTCCGCAGGCACCGGCCTGCTCTCCTCGCAGATTTCGAGCATCGTGCAGAATCTGGCCGGACTGGAGAGCTTCAACGTCAACCTCGGCACCGGCGCGAACGGCAACCTCAGCGGCCTGGAGGTCTCCTACGCCATGCTTGTGCCGGGTACCGGCGGCAAGGTGAGGTTTGTCGGCACCCACACAACACCCGTCGCGGGCAGCAGCACCACAACGAACTACTACAACGGTTCTTCGCAGAAGATCGAGTACCGCGTCACCCCGAAGGTCTATGTCGAGGCGTTCCGCTCTTACGGCATGACCACCAGTGACGCCACCTACACCAACCTGCAGAAGCCGACCGAAAACTGGGGCGTCAGCGTCTCGTACCGAGAGAAGTTCCACACCTGGGGCCAGTTCTGGGATCGTCTGTTCGGAGGAAAAAAGAAGGAGCAGGAGAAAGAGAAAGACAAAAAAGAGTAA
- a CDS encoding uracil-DNA glycosylase: MITQESLFDPVQEEPAQPNSPEQGLDDLRPITLECRKCRLAETRRSVVFGEGNPKAGLFVIGEAPGADEDAQGRPFVGRSGQLLDKILLAIGFERKDVYIGNIIKCRPPENRNPLADEIDCCKPWLMQQLEIINPKVLLLLGRVAANTILENTQSMGSMRGRIIKWKGFDCVVTYHPAALLRNPNWKRLCWEDVQMLRAHYDKVCPNG; the protein is encoded by the coding sequence ATGATAACGCAGGAATCCCTTTTCGACCCCGTTCAGGAAGAACCAGCGCAGCCGAACTCTCCGGAGCAGGGTCTCGACGATCTCCGCCCGATCACCCTTGAATGCCGCAAGTGCCGTCTGGCAGAGACCCGCAGGAGCGTGGTGTTCGGCGAAGGGAATCCCAAAGCCGGTCTGTTCGTTATAGGTGAAGCCCCTGGAGCGGATGAAGACGCGCAGGGCCGCCCGTTCGTAGGCCGCTCGGGCCAGCTGCTCGACAAGATTCTGCTCGCCATCGGCTTCGAACGCAAGGACGTTTACATCGGCAACATCATCAAGTGCCGTCCACCGGAGAACCGCAATCCGCTCGCTGACGAAATCGACTGCTGCAAACCGTGGCTCATGCAGCAACTTGAGATCATCAACCCGAAAGTGCTGCTCCTGCTCGGCCGGGTGGCAGCCAACACCATTCTCGAAAACACCCAGTCGATGGGTTCGATGCGGGGCCGCATCATCAAGTGGAAAGGGTTCGACTGCGTCGTCACCTACCACCCGGCGGCGCTGTTGAGAAATCCGAACTGGAAGCGCCTCTGCTGGGAGGATGTGCAGATGCTCCGGGCGCATTACGACAAGGTCTGCCCGAACGGCTGA